In Eupeodes corollae chromosome 3, idEupCoro1.1, whole genome shotgun sequence, a single genomic region encodes these proteins:
- the LOC129951833 gene encoding TBC1 domain family member 20 translates to MPSKINNLEPLLPITDATKLTFENDPENNAESRKRSHITNLIEGNKITLENCRSLARSEYGLVSDELRKILWPILVEVDASNTELSQQIDDLKLHAEYNQVVLDVNRSLKRFPPGIPYEQRIALQDQLTVLIMRVINKYPDLRYYQGYHDVAITFLLVVGEKVSFAVMEKLSTSHFKECMHETMDPTQRRLMFIYPIIKNENPDLYNFLKKSSVGTLFALPWVLTWFGHSLKSYKCVVRLYDFFLASPMYFSIYVTAAIVLYRAKEVLKEDCDMASIHCLLSQLPDEIPFEELLKDAGVLYDKYPLCTLEQDVDTMIRNELEERQREVERSTAARKKLLEERRYKKTLPDNILPTFLLKKSFIVTTTFSILFGICAYYYKSQYWSSSVS, encoded by the exons aCCCAGAAAACAATGCCGAAAGCAGAAAACGATCACATATTACCAACCTAATTGAAGGCAATAAAATAACATTGGAAAATTGTCGATCGCTTGCGCGATCCGAATACGGACTTGTGAGTGATGAATTGAGAAAAATACTCTGGCCCATCTTGGTCGAAGTAGATGCATCAAATACAGAATTGTCACAGCAAATTGATGATTTAAAGCTCCATGCAGAATATAACCAAGTTGTGTTGGATGTTAATAGATCTCTTAAGCGTTTTCCACCCGGAATTCCGTATGAACAAAGAATAGCTCTTCAGGATCAACTAACAGTTCTGATTATGCGGGTGATAAATAAATATCCAGATCTGAGGTACTATCAGGGATATCATGACGTTGCGATAACATTCTTGTTAGTTGTTGGTGAAAAAGTATCATTTGCTGTGATGGAAAAGCTCTCAACAAGTCATTTTAAGGAGTGTATGCATGAAACAATGGACCCCACACAGAGGCGCTTAATGTTCATCTATCCaattattaaaaacgaaaatccAGACctgtataattttttgaaaaaatcatctgTTGGAACTCTTTTCGCCCTGCCATGGGTACTAACTTGGTTTGGTCATAGCCTAAAGTCTTACAAATGCGTTGTCAGACTCTATGACTTTTTCCTAGCATCACcaatgtatttttcaatttatgtgaCGGCTGCAATAGTTTTATATCGGGCTAAGGAAGTTTTAAAGGAAGATTGCGACATGGCTTCTATTCATTGTCTTCTTTCACAG ttacCAGACGAAATTCCATTTGAAGAACTTCTTAAAGATGCTGGCGTTCTTTATGATAAGTACCCTTTGTGTACCCTAGAACAAGATGTTGACACAATGATTCGAAACGA ATTGGAAGAACGTCAAAGAGAAGTTGAAAGAAGTACCGCCGctagaaaaaaattacttgaagAACGGAGATACAAGAAAACACTTCCTGATAATATATTACCaacatttttgcttaaaaaatcaTTCATCGTTACAACTACATTCTCCATCTTATTTGGAATTTGTGCATATTACTACAAAAGTCAGTATTGGTCTTCTAGTGTTAGTTGA